The proteins below come from a single Chryseobacterium sp. MA9 genomic window:
- a CDS encoding M1 family aminopeptidase: MNTIFLFEAGRTTKHWLTYLMALLLIGLGIFCGSQFNLSVGEGIYLNSPYTIGFMTGMLSLAVIFFATVYALQLLFKDQDSKFDHILFSFPFSKFTYLKGKFTAYFLQTLISFSFLMTGFLIGQIMRTGSEMQEGFNIIHYIYPLLIFGFINSLFVCSFLFLISFIVRKKLLVVVGGLLLYVFYMIILLFSNSPFMAGSLPQSLETQQLSALIDPFGLSAYFMEARNLNSHQKNIQMVPLTGYLLFNRLLFIFISVGILLLSLRLFSFSNTSGQKVKTMGIIPPISETSQSEYSSVSPSFDRLASFRAVFSFVKTDLTYLFKSTAVPAVSILLLFCVGMEMYAEIEKGIRLPQKYTGSGLMATTISENFHLLGLLISAYFLNDIFWRSRSSGFFLIENSTYFSKNRLTGHFISICLLLLFFTGILIAQGIIFQAVYQYFHIDWNAYLGVFLFNTFPLILFSGLILLINDRIPNKFIALGISILAVFTLSGPVSGKIISYPLFRIFSDFKGTYSDFSGYGIYEKAFAQRLLFGAGVICILWVFNRLIKIKKISAITSGLSILLLISGIYAGILFMKGYDSKDKDQAILSSVEYEKNFRKYENLPQPDISDIITEIKLYPSENAYQIVGKYTLTNQTSQPINKILVNFNEDLKLESAVLTSGTETMKIDKKTTEVSLKQAIQPGETASLNFTLSYQWFAVNSHQSFNAIIEDGAFMRISRYYPTIGYQKDYEIQDEKQRVQFKLGKLTALKKPEAPEVVKKDFINLNMTVSTEGNQTVIGTGDLVKKWTKSGRHYFQYKAGQIPFRFAVSSAKYEIKSENYKGITINIFYHKKHYENVDHLLENAKLTLDYCQQNFGQYPFKTINFAEISSFTKGFAATAYPSAVFMPEDMIFHANIQADKKQDVINELAGHELSHLWWGNSQINPDDREGSVMLTETLAMYTEMMLYKKMHGREKMMERIKVHQQIYDNEKGLSENVPIYKATGEVPHISYSKGAAAMVELSNLIGEKKVNTALKSFLNNNHYPRKPTSLDLISEFYKASPDVYTRKQIDRLFKTTENITFTSGSKNASTKTKQE; this comes from the coding sequence ATGAACACAATATTTTTATTTGAAGCCGGACGCACCACCAAGCACTGGCTCACTTATCTTATGGCTTTACTTTTAATAGGTCTGGGCATCTTTTGCGGCAGCCAGTTCAATCTATCCGTAGGAGAAGGTATTTATTTGAATTCACCCTACACCATTGGTTTTATGACCGGAATGCTGAGCCTCGCCGTGATTTTTTTCGCTACCGTATATGCATTACAGCTGCTTTTTAAAGATCAGGATTCAAAATTTGACCATATCCTGTTTTCATTTCCGTTTTCAAAATTCACATATCTGAAAGGAAAATTCACCGCTTATTTTCTTCAGACATTGATAAGTTTTTCATTTCTGATGACTGGATTTCTCATAGGACAAATCATGCGAACCGGAAGTGAAATGCAGGAGGGTTTTAATATCATACATTACATCTACCCATTGTTGATCTTTGGATTTATCAACAGCTTGTTTGTCTGCAGTTTTCTTTTTCTCATTTCATTTATTGTCAGAAAAAAACTGCTGGTTGTAGTGGGTGGATTGCTTCTGTATGTATTTTATATGATTATTTTACTGTTTTCCAACTCTCCCTTTATGGCAGGAAGCTTACCTCAGTCCTTAGAAACGCAGCAGCTTTCAGCTTTGATTGATCCTTTTGGACTGTCTGCTTATTTCATGGAAGCCCGTAACCTTAATTCGCATCAGAAAAATATTCAGATGGTTCCTCTTACGGGCTATCTGCTGTTCAACAGGCTCTTATTTATCTTTATATCAGTTGGAATTCTTCTCCTTTCACTCAGATTATTCTCATTCTCCAATACATCCGGGCAGAAAGTAAAAACAATGGGAATTATCCCGCCAATATCCGAAACAAGTCAATCAGAGTATTCTTCTGTTTCACCCAGCTTTGATAGACTGGCTTCTTTTAGGGCTGTATTTTCTTTTGTGAAAACCGATCTTACCTATCTGTTCAAGAGTACTGCTGTTCCTGCAGTCTCTATCCTCCTATTATTTTGTGTCGGCATGGAAATGTATGCGGAGATTGAAAAAGGAATCCGTCTTCCGCAGAAATATACCGGTTCGGGACTTATGGCAACAACTATTTCAGAGAACTTTCATCTGCTTGGTCTTCTTATTTCAGCTTATTTTCTGAATGATATATTCTGGAGAAGCCGATCTTCCGGATTTTTCCTGATTGAAAACAGTACTTATTTCTCAAAAAACAGATTAACCGGACATTTTATTTCAATCTGCCTTCTGCTGCTTTTCTTTACAGGAATTTTAATTGCTCAGGGAATTATCTTTCAGGCTGTTTATCAGTATTTTCATATCGACTGGAATGCTTATCTCGGCGTTTTCCTTTTCAATACTTTTCCTCTGATTTTATTTTCAGGATTGATTTTATTGATTAATGACCGGATTCCCAATAAGTTCATTGCACTCGGTATTTCTATTCTCGCAGTTTTTACATTATCAGGTCCTGTTTCCGGAAAAATCATCTCCTACCCTCTTTTCAGAATCTTTTCAGATTTTAAAGGTACTTACAGTGATTTTAGCGGCTATGGAATTTATGAAAAGGCTTTTGCACAAAGACTTCTGTTCGGAGCGGGTGTCATCTGTATTTTATGGGTATTTAATCGTTTAATAAAGATTAAAAAAATCTCTGCCATTACTTCCGGCCTCAGTATTCTTTTGTTGATTTCAGGAATCTATGCAGGAATATTGTTTATGAAAGGTTATGATTCTAAAGATAAAGACCAGGCCATCTTAAGTTCTGTAGAATATGAAAAAAACTTCCGGAAATACGAAAACCTTCCACAGCCTGATATCTCTGATATTATAACAGAAATTAAGCTTTATCCTTCGGAAAACGCCTATCAGATCGTAGGAAAGTACACCCTTACAAATCAAACCAGCCAGCCCATCAACAAAATACTCGTTAATTTTAATGAGGATCTAAAGCTTGAATCTGCTGTATTGACATCCGGTACTGAAACAATGAAAATTGATAAAAAAACTACAGAAGTATCATTAAAACAAGCTATTCAGCCGGGCGAAACAGCTTCCCTGAACTTCACTCTTTCCTACCAATGGTTTGCTGTAAACAGTCACCAGTCTTTTAATGCTATTATTGAAGACGGGGCTTTTATGAGGATTAGCAGGTATTATCCCACCATCGGCTATCAAAAGGATTATGAAATTCAGGATGAAAAGCAACGCGTCCAATTCAAACTGGGAAAACTTACTGCACTGAAGAAACCTGAAGCTCCTGAAGTGGTAAAAAAGGATTTTATTAATCTCAATATGACCGTTTCTACTGAAGGGAATCAAACAGTTATAGGTACAGGAGATCTGGTAAAGAAATGGACAAAATCCGGGCGTCACTATTTCCAGTATAAAGCAGGTCAGATTCCTTTCCGGTTTGCGGTTTCATCAGCAAAATATGAGATAAAAAGTGAGAACTATAAAGGAATCACCATCAATATCTTTTATCATAAAAAACATTATGAAAACGTAGATCACCTTCTTGAAAATGCCAAACTTACTTTAGATTACTGCCAGCAGAATTTCGGGCAATATCCTTTTAAGACCATCAATTTTGCAGAGATTTCATCTTTTACCAAAGGTTTTGCGGCTACAGCCTATCCTTCTGCGGTCTTTATGCCGGAAGACATGATTTTTCATGCCAACATACAGGCAGATAAAAAGCAGGATGTCATCAATGAACTGGCAGGTCATGAGCTCTCCCATCTCTGGTGGGGAAACAGCCAGATCAATCCCGATGACAGAGAAGGTTCTGTGATGCTTACCGAAACACTGGCTATGTATACGGAAATGATGCTTTACAAGAAAATGCACGGCAGAGAAAAAATGATGGAGAGAATCAAAGTGCATCAGCAAATCTATGATAATGAAAAAGGACTGTCTGAAAATGTTCCCATCTATAAAGCAACAGGAGAAGTTCCTCATATTTCTTATTCCAAAGGAGCTGCCGCAATGGTTGAGTTGAGCAATTTAATCGGTGAAAAGAAGGTGAATACGGCCTTAAAAAGCTTTCTCAACAACAATCATTATCCCAGAAAGCCTACTTCACTGGACCTGATCAGTGAGTTTTACAAAGCTTCTCCGGATGTTTATACCAGAAAACAAATCGACAGATTATTCAAGACTACAGAAAATATAACTTTTACTTCAGGGTCGAAAAACGCCTCTACAAAGACAAAACAGGAATAA
- a CDS encoding ABC transporter ATP-binding protein, giving the protein MNTLSINNLSLTYKNGFQAIKDISLDIKNGMFGLLGPNGAGKSSLMKTIVGLQKPTSGTLVFNEVDIIKNPDYIKQNLGFLPQDFGVYPKVSAYDLLEHIAILKGITNKSKRKNQILSLLEKVNLSDFAKKEVHTFSGGMKQRFGVAQALLGNPKIIIVDEPTAGLDPEERNRFNTLLNDISQDVIVILSTHLVEDVRNLCSEMAVMNHGQILRKGNPGKLITELENKIWSKPIDKTELETYSSSYEIISRQLLERELHITVFSENSPKDFSSVTPLLEHVYFHTLTQKP; this is encoded by the coding sequence ATGAATACATTATCTATCAACAACCTCAGTCTTACCTACAAAAATGGTTTTCAAGCCATTAAAGACATTTCTCTAGACATCAAAAACGGAATGTTCGGACTGCTTGGACCCAACGGAGCAGGAAAATCATCTCTGATGAAAACTATTGTGGGACTTCAGAAACCAACATCAGGAACCTTGGTTTTCAATGAAGTGGATATTATTAAGAATCCTGATTATATCAAACAAAATCTGGGATTTCTTCCTCAGGATTTTGGAGTATATCCCAAAGTTTCAGCCTATGATCTGTTGGAACATATAGCCATATTGAAAGGTATTACCAATAAAAGTAAGCGTAAAAATCAAATTCTGAGTCTGTTGGAAAAAGTCAACCTTTCTGATTTTGCTAAAAAAGAAGTACATACATTTTCTGGAGGAATGAAACAGCGTTTTGGCGTTGCCCAGGCATTATTAGGGAATCCGAAAATCATCATTGTGGATGAGCCTACCGCAGGATTAGATCCGGAGGAGCGCAATCGGTTCAATACATTGCTCAATGATATCAGCCAGGATGTTATCGTCATTCTGTCCACGCATCTCGTTGAAGACGTCAGAAATCTCTGTTCGGAAATGGCTGTAATGAACCATGGGCAGATTCTCAGAAAAGGAAATCCGGGAAAATTAATAACAGAACTGGAAAACAAAATCTGGTCAAAACCTATTGACAAAACCGAACTGGAAACGTATAGTTCCAGCTATGAAATCATCAGCAGGCAGCTTCTTGAAAGAGAACTTCACATTACCGTATTTTCTGAAAATTCTCCTAAAGATTTCAGTTCTGTAACCCCTTTACTGGAACACGTTTATTTCCATACACTTACTCAAAAACCTTAA
- a CDS encoding helix-turn-helix transcriptional regulator, which translates to MPIIVNLDVMLAKRKMQSKELAEKLGITPVNLSILKTGKAKGVRFDTLEAICKILECQPGDILEFKE; encoded by the coding sequence ATGCCAATTATAGTCAACTTAGATGTGATGCTTGCCAAACGAAAAATGCAGAGTAAAGAATTGGCAGAAAAACTGGGTATCACGCCCGTAAACCTCTCTATCCTGAAAACCGGCAAAGCCAAAGGTGTCCGCTTCGATACCCTTGAAGCCATCTGTAAAATCCTGGAATGCCAGCCGGGAGATATTCTTGAATTTAAAGAGTAG
- a CDS encoding DUF2975 domain-containing protein: MNQTKIISKILFYICSLLSAGYLITFVYSLFCLITGFAVTPYKEGKFLHINYPFTEQPFLNIENNYPYMIFSFMLVLITYGIFFWLSARVFKVFFQQKLFTQENIIRLKKFYLYNIFIPLPLVIIASFFVEVESMIWGLVFIHFMLGIFCLFLANIFKQGLHLQNEQDLFI, from the coding sequence ATGAACCAGACTAAAATTATTTCAAAGATTTTATTTTATATCTGTTCCTTACTTTCAGCCGGATATCTGATCACTTTTGTGTATTCTTTATTCTGCCTTATCACCGGATTTGCGGTTACGCCTTACAAAGAGGGAAAGTTCCTTCACATCAATTATCCGTTTACAGAACAGCCGTTTCTTAATATCGAAAACAATTATCCGTACATGATCTTTTCTTTTATGTTGGTGCTCATTACTTATGGAATCTTTTTCTGGTTATCAGCCAGGGTTTTCAAAGTATTTTTCCAGCAGAAACTGTTTACTCAGGAAAATATTATTCGGCTTAAGAAATTTTACCTTTATAATATTTTCATCCCGCTTCCACTGGTTATTATCGCGAGTTTCTTTGTGGAAGTAGAAAGTATGATATGGGGACTGGTGTTTATTCACTTTATGCTTGGAATTTTCTGTCTGTTTCTTGCGAATATCTTTAAGCAAGGACTACATTTGCAAAACGAACAAGACCTATTTATTTAA
- a CDS encoding TfoX/Sxy family protein, with translation MAYSTELADRVRERLSMENNIEVQEKKMFSGLSFLVNGKMCINISHDNLMCRYNPELEDEASEKNGFLPMMMKGKQLNGYCYVEPIGFKKADDFEYWIKICLDYNPVAKASKK, from the coding sequence ATGGCTTACAGTACTGAACTTGCCGACCGGGTACGTGAACGGCTTTCGATGGAAAATAATATTGAAGTTCAAGAAAAGAAAATGTTCAGCGGCCTGTCTTTTTTGGTGAATGGAAAGATGTGTATCAACATCAGTCATGATAATCTGATGTGCCGCTACAATCCGGAACTGGAAGATGAGGCTTCGGAAAAGAATGGTTTTCTGCCGATGATGATGAAAGGGAAACAGTTAAATGGATATTGCTATGTAGAACCCATTGGTTTTAAAAAAGCAGATGATTTTGAATACTGGATCAAAATATGTCTTGATTATAATCCGGTGGCAAAAGCTTCGAAAAAGTGA
- a CDS encoding DNA polymerase beta superfamily protein: MTISDLKNKNLLLFEAISGSRAFGLATENSDTDIRGVYYLPKEDFFGLNYIPQISNETNDLTYYEIGRFVELLQKNNPNILEIMASPEDCIQYRHPLMDLLKTEDFLSKLCKDTFAGYAVSQIKKAKGLNKKILNPIDKERKSILDFCFILDGQGSVPLKQWLWENEKIQEKCGLTNIDHTKGMFALFYDESGTLGYKGIIQNEEANQVSVSSVPKNEKPIAYLFCNLDAYSVYCKDYREYWKWVAERNEDRYNVNQTHGQNYDSKNMMHTIRLLQSCEQIFKTSSLTIRVENRDELLDIKAGNLSYESVMEKAENLIQSIEDHYSRSSLPDFPDLEKTTKILVQIRKNLYDNDEL, from the coding sequence ATGACCATTTCAGACTTAAAAAACAAAAACCTCCTCCTCTTTGAAGCCATTTCCGGAAGCCGGGCTTTCGGGCTGGCAACAGAGAATTCTGATACAGATATCCGTGGGGTGTATTATTTGCCGAAGGAAGATTTCTTTGGATTGAATTATATTCCACAGATTTCCAATGAGACAAATGATCTTACGTATTATGAAATCGGGAGGTTTGTAGAACTGCTTCAGAAAAACAATCCTAATATTCTGGAAATTATGGCAAGCCCTGAGGATTGTATTCAATACAGACATCCATTGATGGATTTACTGAAAACTGAAGATTTCCTGTCAAAACTATGTAAAGACACCTTTGCAGGATATGCTGTTTCACAGATCAAAAAGGCAAAAGGTCTCAATAAGAAGATTTTAAATCCGATAGATAAAGAAAGAAAATCAATCCTCGATTTCTGTTTCATTCTTGATGGACAAGGTTCTGTACCATTAAAACAATGGCTTTGGGAAAATGAGAAAATTCAGGAGAAATGTGGATTAACAAACATTGACCATACAAAAGGAATGTTCGCATTATTTTATGATGAATCGGGAACATTGGGATATAAAGGAATTATTCAGAATGAAGAAGCTAATCAGGTTTCCGTATCATCCGTTCCTAAAAATGAAAAACCAATTGCTTATTTATTCTGCAATCTGGATGCCTACTCTGTTTACTGCAAAGACTACAGGGAATACTGGAAATGGGTAGCTGAGCGCAATGAAGACCGCTACAACGTCAATCAGACTCATGGACAGAATTATGACAGCAAGAATATGATGCACACCATCCGGCTGCTGCAGTCCTGCGAACAGATTTTTAAAACCAGTTCACTGACTATCCGTGTAGAAAACCGGGACGAACTATTAGATATCAAAGCGGGAAACCTGTCTTATGAGAGCGTTATGGAAAAGGCAGAAAACCTGATTCAATCTATAGAAGATCATTATTCCAGATCCAGTCTTCCTGACTTCCCGGATTTGGAAAAAACGACAAAAATCTTAGTTCAGATAAGGAAAAACTTATATGATAATGATGAATTATAA